A genomic segment from Alteribacillus bidgolensis encodes:
- a CDS encoding VOC family protein, which translates to MGTQAKQIYVNLPVKDLNQSIDFFTRLGFEFNDQFTDENAACLIIGENMFAMLLKEDFFQTFTKKEITDATKNTEVIVALSADSKEEVDELVNKALEAGGKPSNDPVEAGFMYGGSFQDRDGHLWEVLYMDEDALAKK; encoded by the coding sequence ATGGGAACTCAAGCTAAACAAATATATGTTAATTTACCGGTAAAAGATTTAAATCAATCGATTGATTTTTTTACACGGTTAGGATTTGAGTTTAATGATCAATTTACAGATGAAAACGCAGCTTGTTTGATTATAGGAGAAAACATGTTTGCTATGCTCTTAAAGGAAGATTTTTTTCAAACCTTTACCAAAAAAGAAATAACGGATGCGACCAAAAACACGGAAGTGATCGTTGCCTTATCTGCTGACAGTAAGGAAGAGGTGGATGAATTGGTCAATAAAGCTCTTGAAGCAGGAGGAAAACCATCCAATGATCCTGTCGAGGCAGGTTTTATGTATGGGGGGAGTTTTCAGGATAGAGACGGCCATTTATGGGAGGTCTTATATATGGACGAAGATGCTTTAGCAAAAAAGTAA
- a CDS encoding DinB family protein: MSKRIAVSDLLIKEFTDEVHATRQVLERIPEDKLSWSPHPKSMSLGQIALHTAVIPGELAEYFSESNREVPQVLLPEAATRKEILSAFDSSIETAEQKLAAWNEVDLMSEWQMKQGEETIMTAPRFFMLRSLMFNHWYHHRGQLTVYLRLLDVSVPAVYGSSADEN, translated from the coding sequence ATGTCAAAACGTATTGCCGTTTCCGACTTACTGATAAAAGAATTCACAGATGAGGTGCATGCCACTAGACAAGTCCTTGAACGAATTCCGGAAGATAAGCTTTCCTGGTCTCCGCATCCAAAGTCTATGTCCCTTGGCCAGATTGCTTTGCATACTGCAGTTATACCTGGGGAACTGGCCGAATATTTTAGTGAATCAAACAGGGAAGTTCCGCAAGTTCTTCTCCCTGAAGCAGCTACTCGCAAGGAGATTTTGTCAGCCTTCGATAGCAGTATCGAGACGGCCGAGCAAAAGCTGGCAGCATGGAATGAAGTGGACCTGATGTCAGAATGGCAGATGAAACAAGGAGAAGAAACGATAATGACAGCGCCGCGTTTTTTCATGCTGCGCTCTCTCATGTTTAATCATTGGTACCACCATCGCGGCCAGCTTACTGTTTATCTCCGTCTGCTCGATGTCTCAGTACCTGCGGTGTATGGTTCGAGTGCAGATGAAAACTAA
- a CDS encoding CvpA family protein produces the protein MLVNIIIILLLIGSFFIGLRQGFVSKFVRLSSFLLAIAAGFFFYSSAASWLHTWVPYPEFLGAGLGGIFYTLIGFFTVLIVTNLIVLWLGRILQVFASLPILRTINKGLGGVFGVVKTYVVILILLIGVSFFPVESVQTAIDSSSVATIMMENTPFISDFY, from the coding sequence GTGCTCGTAAATATTATCATCATTTTGTTACTTATTGGAAGTTTTTTTATTGGACTTCGTCAAGGCTTTGTTTCTAAATTTGTAAGACTTTCGAGTTTTTTACTTGCCATTGCTGCGGGTTTTTTCTTTTATAGCTCGGCTGCATCTTGGCTTCATACATGGGTTCCTTATCCTGAGTTTCTTGGAGCCGGCTTGGGAGGGATTTTCTATACACTTATTGGCTTTTTCACTGTTTTAATCGTGACAAATCTAATCGTCCTTTGGCTTGGCAGGATCCTGCAAGTCTTTGCATCTTTGCCTATCCTTCGTACGATCAACAAAGGACTTGGCGGTGTATTTGGCGTAGTTAAAACTTATGTGGTGATTTTAATTCTCTTGATAGGTGTTTCATTCTTCCCGGTTGAGTCGGTGCAAACTGCTATTGATTCATCTTCTGTGGCGACGATCATGATGGAGAATACCCCTTTTATTTCTGATTTTTATTAA
- a CDS encoding dihydrofolate reductase family protein, which produces MESAIKKAKAAAGANYVGVAGASASRQCLYPGLIDEIHLHVVPVLLGDGIRLFDQLNDHLVESRS; this is translated from the coding sequence GCGAAAGCTGCAGCAGGTGCAAATTATGTTGGTGTTGCGGGAGCAAGTGCATCACGCCAATGCCTTTATCCAGGTCTAATTGATGAAATCCATCTTCATGTGGTGCCTGTACTGCTCGGTGATGGAATAAGACTATTTGATCAATTAAATGACCATCTTGTTGAATCTAGAAGCTGA
- a CDS encoding protein kinase family protein yields the protein MSAYRELADSVRMTGKGSCPWFGEKDDKLELIGKGRSAYVFKILSTEKVLKVFFPDFTHIAKEEAAIYHDLEGLEFFPTLYEAGSNYLVLDYIEGYTLFECLQQGIPVSEQNMNEVDQALDLARKKGLNPSDIHLRNIIITPHGGIKIIDVARYRQTKQCTQWDDLKRAFYRFYRKPYFPKRLPIFILNTIAALYKRKWLPEF from the coding sequence ATGAGTGCATATAGAGAACTTGCTGATAGTGTACGCATGACTGGCAAGGGCTCATGTCCATGGTTTGGTGAGAAAGATGACAAGCTTGAACTCATTGGAAAAGGCCGAAGTGCTTACGTTTTTAAGATTCTTTCAACTGAAAAAGTACTGAAGGTGTTCTTTCCTGACTTTACACATATAGCAAAAGAAGAAGCGGCGATTTACCATGATCTTGAAGGATTAGAATTTTTCCCGACATTATATGAGGCTGGTTCCAACTACCTCGTGCTTGATTATATAGAGGGGTACACTTTGTTTGAATGTCTGCAGCAAGGCATTCCGGTTTCAGAGCAGAATATGAACGAGGTTGATCAGGCTTTAGACCTAGCACGAAAAAAAGGACTGAATCCGTCAGATATTCATTTACGAAATATTATTATCACTCCGCATGGCGGGATAAAAATTATTGATGTCGCTCGCTATCGGCAAACAAAACAGTGTACGCAATGGGACGATTTAAAACGAGCCTTTTATCGTTTTTATAGGAAGCCTTATTTCCCTAAAAGACTTCCCATATTTATTCTAAATACCATTGCCGCGTTATATAAAAGAAAATGGCTGCCTGAATTTTAG
- the fbpA gene encoding Fur-regulated basic protein FbpA — protein sequence MNMCTLIDEKNKDQLIAALLDLDIYKMPDGRQFYEATESELKNQFLLRTNYIS from the coding sequence ATGAATATGTGTACTTTAATCGATGAAAAGAATAAAGACCAACTCATTGCTGCCCTTTTAGATCTTGATATTTATAAAATGCCGGATGGTCGTCAGTTTTATGAAGCTACGGAATCAGAATTGAAAAATCAGTTTTTACTAAGAACCAACTATATTTCCTGA